The window GAACGGGGAGACCCGCAGGCGGCGCACGGCCGGCACGATCCCGCCGGAGGGGACGTGCGCCTGCGCGAGGTGGCCACCGGGGGCCGGGGGTGGCCCGTCCGGTGCCGCGTCGAACGGGTCGGTCAGGTCGGCCCCGGTCTCCACCGGGCCGAGCCGGCCGAACGTGTCGAGCCACCAGTCGAGGTCCTCCTCCGCCTGTTCCTCGCCCAGCTCGAAGAGCCGGTCGAGGACGTCGTCGATCGGCTCGGCGGCGGGTGGCTGGCCCGTGCCGGCGCCCAGCTCGGCCCCGTAGAGGACGGCCAGGTCGTCGACCAGCAGGTCGAGGGAGTGGTGGTCGAGAAGCGCCATGTGCGCGCACAGCAGCAGGTAGGAACTCCCCGTGCCGGTCCGGGCCAGCGACACCGTCCAGCACGGTCCGGCCCACAGGTCCACCGGCCGCCGCAGGGCGGCCTGGCACCAGTCGAGGGCGGCCCGGTCGTCGGGCACCTCGACGACCTCCAGGTCGGCCCGATCGCGGCCGTCGCGCAGGACCACGTAGCCGTCGTGCTCGGCGAACGCCCGGCGCAGCAACGGATGCGCCTCGGCCAGCCGCCCGACGGCGCGACGCAACGCCTCGACGTCGACGTCGCCGTTCAGGCGGTGGCACACCTGGGTCATCAGGGTCGCGGGACCGACCCGGCCGTCGAGACGGCACAGGTATTCCTGGTGTTCGCTCGTCTCGAAATGGTCCCGCACCCTGAATCCCCCGGAATAATAGATGGCCCCGGCGGACCAAATATCAACTGATCTGCGAACTGACGAGATCGCCTACCGACGTTCCGGAAGACGCATTTCAGAGGGTCGTACCAGAATTGCCTCGGAGACCGTGGTCTCCTGTTTTCCAGCTGTCAGGCGAGCCGGCTCTTGCGGGGCCGAACCACGAGGTCGATGTCCACCAGAGTCGTTGCCGTGTAGCAGTGAGCACGCATCTTGACTCCCATCCGGAACCGCCGGGGTCCACTGTGGATAGACGTTAATATTTCTGTCCCGGCTCCGCAACCCGAAGTTTTTCCTGCGATAAGCGGGACCCGCGCGCGCAATTACCGCCCGTCGCTCTCCACTCGCGGGAAGTAATCGTGGTACGGGCGGGAGGCGGGCCCGACCGGACGACACGCGCCGCGCGGCCGGGACCCTGACGTCTCCTACCCCGCCTCGCCCGCCATCGCCCGGCGCAGGCTCAGCGGGCGCATGTCCGTCCACACCGAGTCGATGTGCTCCAGGCACCGGGCGCGCGGCCCGACGAAGCCCTCCTCCCGCCAGCCCGCCGGGATCTCCCGCCCGTCCGGCCAGATCGAGTACTGCTCCTCGTCGTTGACCACGACCCGGCAGATGTCGGCCGTCTCCGTCTGCTCCACCGTCATCTTCTTCTCCTCACAGCTCGGACACCTCGGTCAGGGCCCGGTCGATCCCGGCGATCCCGGCGGTCAACTCCTCCGCCGTGATGGTCAACGGAGGGAACAGGTGCAGCCGGTTGCCCGCCGCCAGCGGCCAGACGCCGTGGCGCTTGCACGCCGCCAGGACGGCGGCCATCTCGGGCGCCAGCGTCCCCGGGGCCGCGTACGGCGCCAGCGGCTCGCGGGTCGCGCGGTCCCGGACCAGCTCGACCGCCCAGGCCAGGCCGACGCCGCGGACGTCGCCGACGATCGGGTGGCGCTCGGCCAGCTCGGCCAGCGCCGGTCCCACCACGTCGCGGCCGAGTGCGGCCGCCCGGTCGACCAGGTTCTCCTCCCGCAGCACCCGCAGCGCCGCCACGATGGAGGCGCAGGCCAGCGGGTGCCCGGAGTAGGTGAGCCCGCCGGGGTAGCGGCGGTGCGCGAAGTGGGCCGCCACCGCGCGGGACAGCAGCACCCCGCCCACCGGCACGTAGCCGGAGTTGACCCCCTTGGCGAAGGTCATCAGGTCGGGCACCACGTCCCAGAGGTCGCCGGCGAACCACCTGCCGCACCGGCCGAAGCCGGTCATCACCTCGTCGGCGATCAGCAGGATGCCGTGCTCATCGCAGAGCCGGCGGACGCCGGCCAGGTAGCCGTCCGGCGGCACCAGCACGCCGTTGCTGCCGACCACCGGCTCGACGAGGATCGCGGCGATCGTGTCCGGGCCCTCGTACCCGACGAGCCGGCGCAGGTGCTCCAGCGCCCGTTCGCCCTCCTGCGCGGCGTTCTCGGCGTGGAACTCGCTGCGGTACGGGTACGGGCCCGTGAAGTGCACGGCGCCGCCGCTGGCCGTGTCCACCGGCCAGCGGCGGGGGTCACCCGTCAACGCCAGCGCCCCGGCCGTGGCCCCGTGGTAGGACCGGTAGGCGGCGAGCACCTTCGGCCGCCCCGTCACCACCCGCGCCATCCGCACGGCATGCTCCACGGCCTCCGCGCCGCCGGTGGTGAACAGGACCGTCTCCAGGTCCCCCGGTGCCACCTCGACGATCGCCCGGGCCGCCTCGTCGCGGACGTCGACGGCGAACGACGGCGCGATCGTGCACATCCGTCCGGCCTGCTCGCGCAGCGCCGCCACCAGGGCCGGGTGCTGGTGGCCCAGGTGCAGGTTGCCCATCTGGGCGTGCAGGTCGAGCCACCGGTTGCCCTGCTCGTCCCAGAACCAGCTGCCCGCGCCGCCGGCCACGCGGACCGGATCGATCTCCTCCTGCGCGGACCAGGGGTAGAAGACCGGCCCGGTCACGACGCCTGCCGTTCGCGGACCAGGTCGACCTGCTCGGCCAGCGTCGGCGCCGCGAACACGTCCTGCAGGGAGAGCCGGACCTGGTACGCCTTGCGGATCCGGCTGATCAGTCGGATCGCGAAGAGCGAGTCGCCGCCCAGGTCGAAGAAGTCGTCCCCGGGCTCGACGCCGTCGACCTTGAGCAGGGCGGCCCAGATCTGCCCGAGCTGGTCCAGCACCTCGGAGCGGCCGTCGTCGGACGGCACGGCGGTCGGCTGTGCCGGGTCCGGGGCGGCCTCCGGCGGGGCGGTCGGCCGCCCGGGGGCGGCGGGCACCAGTTCCAGCCGTCCCGCCGTGGTCCACCGCACGGTGGCCCCGGTGTCCCGCATCCGCGCGCCCGGCGTGCCGGCGTACGGGTCGTCGACCTCGCCGGCGCCGCTGACCCACAGCCGCCCCGGGGTGTTCACCGGCACGGTCCGCGCGCGGTCGTCGAGGACGTAGCAGCGGGCCACGGCCGGCAGGTCGTCCTGGCCGACCAGCGCGTCCGGCAGCCGCGCCGGGTTCCAGCCGTCGAGCACGGCCCGCAGCTCCCGGCGGGGCATGGCGGAGAGCTCCCCCACCGGCCGCTCCTGGTCGGAGACGAGCTGGTCGAGCACGGTCAGCATCGAGTCGAGGATCCGCTGGACGGTGGCCCGGTCGAACAGGGCGAGCCGGAAGTCGAGGCTGCCCACCATCCGGTCCTCGCCGACCTGGTTCACGGCCAGCGCCAGGTCGTACTTCGCCGAGGTCCACTCCGGCGGTTCCAGCCGCAGCGCCTCGACCGCGCCGAGCCGGAACCGGTCCGGCACCGCCCGGCCGTACCGGACGCAGACCTGCACCAGCGCGGAGACCGCCGGGTCCCGGCGCGGGCGCAGCTCGCCGACCAGCGTGTCGAAGGGCACCCGGCGCAGCTCCAGCGCGGTCAGCACGCTGCCGCGTACGTCGTGCAGGAACTGGGCCACGGTGGCGTCCCGGTCGACCCGGATCCGCAGCGGCAGCAGGTTGACCAGGCAGCCGATCAGGTCGCGGGTCGACTCGTCGTCGCGTTGCAGGCTCGGCGTGCCGATGAGCAGGTCGTCGCCCGCGCCGTACGCGTTCAGGGTGCGGGCGAACGCGGCGGTGAGCAGGGTGAACGGGCTGGTCCGCGCGGCGGCGGCCGCCGCCACCAGCCGGGCGGCGAGGTCGTCGTCGATCGTGAAGCGCACCGACCCGCCCCGGTGGTCCAGGACCGGCGGTCGGGGCCGGTCCGTCGGCAGGGTGATCACCTGCGGAGCGCCGTCCAGGTAGCGCCGCCACCGGGCGAGCTGGTCGGCCGCGCCCGGCCCGGCGAGTTCGGCCTGCTGGCGGCGGGCCACGTCCGCGTACCGGCACGGCACGTCCGGCAGCCGGAGCGGCTCCCCCCGCGCGTACGAGGGGTAGAGCCGGGCCAGCTCCGCGAAGAAGATCTCCGCCGCCGTCGGGTCGGCGGCGACGTGGTGCACCACCAGCAGCAACGCCGTCCGGCCGGCGGGCAGCTGCACGGTCGCGACCCGGATCGGCCACTCCCGGGCGAGGTCCCACCGGCGGTCGCGGAACCCGGTCACCCGCTCGTCGCCCGCCCAGCCGTCGGCCGGCGCGTCGCTGAGGTCGAGGCGGGCGATCGTGAGCGGCGCCGCCGGGTGGATGCGCTGGACCGGTTCCTCGTCGACCTCGACGATGGTGGTCCGCAGCGCCTCGTGCCGGCGGACGATCTCGTCGACCGCCGCGTGCAGCGCGGCGGCGTCCACCGGCCCGGTCAGCTCGACCGCCGCGTCGAGGTGGTACGCCGCTCCGCTCGTGCCGGCCTGCTCGGCCAGCCAGATCGCCCGCTGCGCCACGGAGAGCGGAGCGGTGTCGTCGTCGGCGTCGCGCCGTTCGAGGGTTGCCGCGCGGGGCAGTTCCAGCGTCGGGGCGGCGTCGGCGTCGTGGCGCACCGTCAGCACCGGCGCGACGTCCCGGGGCACGGTCAGCGCGTTGTCCGCGTCCGCCCCGGTGACCGCCAGCCGGATCCGGTCGCCCGCCGCGAACCGGTACGCGATCGGGTGCAGCTCGATC is drawn from Micromonospora sp. NBC_01740 and contains these coding sequences:
- a CDS encoding condensation domain-containing protein, translating into MRDHFETSEHQEYLCRLDGRVGPATLMTQVCHRLNGDVDVEALRRAVGRLAEAHPLLRRAFAEHDGYVVLRDGRDRADLEVVEVPDDRAALDWCQAALRRPVDLWAGPCWTVSLARTGTGSSYLLLCAHMALLDHHSLDLLVDDLAVLYGAELGAGTGQPPAAEPIDDVLDRLFELGEEQAEEDLDWWLDTFGRLGPVETGADLTDPFDAAPDGPPPAPGGHLAQAHVPSGGIVPAVRRLRVSPFAAYTAALLGALGGPAATRSFRVAFVVDMRSFLDCERVVGQLSQAAVLRVDVPPGIGFADLSRRVAHQAAESLGHQAVPFERVVVELKRRGVPVHLLAPVSVNYSLLRAIDWPGATAEAIELDSTSALDDTAGLGGYFDQLDGQEQLRIKLYAAASSYSAGRTDELLAETRRCLEIGLASPDQPLAAGTPTA
- a CDS encoding MbtH family protein; amino-acid sequence: MEQTETADICRVVVNDEEQYSIWPDGREIPAGWREEGFVGPRARCLEHIDSVWTDMRPLSLRRAMAGEAG
- a CDS encoding aspartate aminotransferase family protein; this encodes MTGPVFYPWSAQEEIDPVRVAGGAGSWFWDEQGNRWLDLHAQMGNLHLGHQHPALVAALREQAGRMCTIAPSFAVDVRDEAARAIVEVAPGDLETVLFTTGGAEAVEHAVRMARVVTGRPKVLAAYRSYHGATAGALALTGDPRRWPVDTASGGAVHFTGPYPYRSEFHAENAAQEGERALEHLRRLVGYEGPDTIAAILVEPVVGSNGVLVPPDGYLAGVRRLCDEHGILLIADEVMTGFGRCGRWFAGDLWDVVPDLMTFAKGVNSGYVPVGGVLLSRAVAAHFAHRRYPGGLTYSGHPLACASIVAALRVLREENLVDRAAALGRDVVGPALAELAERHPIVGDVRGVGLAWAVELVRDRATREPLAPYAAPGTLAPEMAAVLAACKRHGVWPLAAGNRLHLFPPLTITAEELTAGIAGIDRALTEVSEL
- a CDS encoding CocE/NonD family hydrolase, with the translated sequence MSRTWTCRSQYVATRDGTRLAAYVFRPVGQRDPAPAVWAHDRYHQVSPRPGRDDFLAVVRAELADVDLTDIDDLGVAEVAPGEVTLRAFPVAQRLLARGYVVVVVDSRGSGASFGTSDGPFSTAEATDTYDVTEWIAAQPWCDGRVGMFGRSYLGVSQYLAASTAPPHLAAIFPQMALFDLHRFAWDGGVFRDDFARAWGEDVRELDLRGPVAPLDDDPDGLLLTAAREQHVANRDVRTMFAGLPGRESRLADTGEAAYLTRSPSALLEAINASGVAVYHLGGWHDVWARDATEWARRLTVPHRVVIGPWPHTGGVLGGAGYNLADEHVRWFDHWLRGRDTGIMDGPAVRYHVLGADAWRTARSWPPEPATTGTWHLGSAGELGPEPRAGEARRYEVDYATTSGKTSRWASGYGSPFQRPDLTDNDTRALCWTSDALTEAVELVGAPVLRLAARVTDGPADVFAYLESVAPDGTSLYVTEGCGQVDGAPGDSRLEIELHPIAYRFAAGDRIRLAVTGADADNALTVPRDVAPVLTVRHDADAAPTLELPRAATLERRDADDDTAPLSVAQRAIWLAEQAGTSGAAYHLDAAVELTGPVDAAALHAAVDEIVRRHEALRTTIVEVDEEPVQRIHPAAPLTIARLDLSDAPADGWAGDERVTGFRDRRWDLAREWPIRVATVQLPAGRTALLLVVHHVAADPTAAEIFFAELARLYPSYARGEPLRLPDVPCRYADVARRQQAELAGPGAADQLARWRRYLDGAPQVITLPTDRPRPPVLDHRGGSVRFTIDDDLAARLVAAAAAARTSPFTLLTAAFARTLNAYGAGDDLLIGTPSLQRDDESTRDLIGCLVNLLPLRIRVDRDATVAQFLHDVRGSVLTALELRRVPFDTLVGELRPRRDPAVSALVQVCVRYGRAVPDRFRLGAVEALRLEPPEWTSAKYDLALAVNQVGEDRMVGSLDFRLALFDRATVQRILDSMLTVLDQLVSDQERPVGELSAMPRRELRAVLDGWNPARLPDALVGQDDLPAVARCYVLDDRARTVPVNTPGRLWVSGAGEVDDPYAGTPGARMRDTGATVRWTTAGRLELVPAAPGRPTAPPEAAPDPAQPTAVPSDDGRSEVLDQLGQIWAALLKVDGVEPGDDFFDLGGDSLFAIRLISRIRKAYQVRLSLQDVFAAPTLAEQVDLVRERQAS